One genomic region from Bactrocera tryoni isolate S06 chromosome 3, CSIRO_BtryS06_freeze2, whole genome shotgun sequence encodes:
- the LOC120772263 gene encoding C-type lectin domain family 4 member K-like encodes MGRQDICFLVSFVLLQVLALARADIEGWEMDSGELYSNAEGAYSVRFGKTEYTVWHRQPLSWQSAYEFCERYNSSLVVLNDREKIVKLQMFLVKNNFVQARINDEEPGFIYWIGGNDLEELNKWKWIPINKPFTYTHWLVGEPTRSSSQRCVEMGDKALGRWSNSPCSFKRYFICERSFKSVRQRTEL; translated from the exons ATGGGAAGACAGGATATTTGCTTTCTAGTCTCTTTCGTTTTGCTCCAAGTACTCGCATTGGCAAGAGCAGACATTGAAGGATGGGAAATGGACTCTGGAGAATTGTATTCAAATG cTGAAGGTGCTTATTCGGTGCGTTTCGGCAAGACGGAGTACACAGTTTGGCACAGACAGCCG CTGAGCTGGCAAAGCGCCTATGAGTTTTGTGAGCGCTATAATAGCAGTCTGGTGGTTTTGAATGATCGTGAGAAAATTGTCAAATTGCAAATGTTTTTAGTGAAGAACA ATTTCGTTCAAGCGCGTATTAACGACGAGGAGCCAGGCTTCATTTACTGGATTGGTGGCAACGATTTGGAAGAACTCAATAAGTGGAAGTGGATACCGATCAATAAaccatttacatacacacactggCTGGTTGGTGAACCGACGCGATCTTCTAGTCAACGTTGTGTGGAGATGGGTGACAAGGCGCTTGGTCGTTGGAGTAATAGTCCTTGTTCCTTCAAGCGTTACTTTATCTGTGAACGTAGCTTTAAATCTGTGCGACAAAGGACTGAATTGTAA